AGTCAATTCAAGTATTTTACTATTAACTTGATATGGTTGCAATGATACAATGCGTTCTTCCCAAATAGATTCATCTTCTCCCATAGATACCCATACATCAGTATAAATAAAATCAGCGCCGTATAATCCTTCGATAATATTATCTGTTATAGTAATTTGACAACTGCTTTTCTCTTTTATAGCAGAACGACATTGTTTTATTAATTCTTTTTCTGGCCAACAGTTTTTTGGAGCTACTAAACGCAAATTTAGACCAACTAATACTGCAGCTTCTAACATACTATTACATATGTTATTATGAGCATCACCTATATATACTAATGTCATATCACTAAGATTTTTATTAGGCAAATGCTCTTGCATAGTAAGTAAGTCAGCTAAAATTTGTGTTGGGTGAAATTGATTAGTTAAACCATTCCAAACTGGTATACCAGCAAATTCTGCTAATGTATTTATAATTTCTTGTCCATAACCGCGATATTGAATACCATCATACATACGTCCTAATACACGAGCTGTATCTTTTATTGATTCTTTATAATTAATCTGGCTTCCAGTAGGACCAATATAAGTAACATTAGCACCTTGATCGTAAGCAGCAATTTCAAAAGCACATCGTGTTCTAGTTGAATCTTTTTCAAAAATTAAAACTATATTTTTACCTTTTAAATACTGTATTTCTTTATTTTGTTTTTTTGCGTATTTTAATTCATTTGATAATGATAATAAAAACTGGATATCTTGAAGATTAAAATCTAATAATCTAAGAAAATGACGACCATATAACTGGTTCATATAATACTCCAAGTGTTCATGATTAAATGAATTTAAATAAAATATGAATATTTAAATATTCATTTAAATGAAATGTTAAAGTATTTTACATAATAGAGCTACATAACATAAATAAGTAATTATTTATGTTTATGCTATATACTTTATGACTTAACAAAAAATAAAATGTACATAAATTACTAAAATTTTATACATATATTTGATATATATTTATAGTTAATAAATAAAATTCTTAATATCAAAGGAAGATAAAATTTTTACTAAAGCTTTAAGTATTAAAACATTGAAATCAATAAATTACAGGAAGGAGATAATTAAATATGATTATCACTAAAAATATATTGTAACGTTTAATATATTAATTTAATAATAATATTATATCTAATTGTTTTATCAATTTTTCTTTAGATTTCTTTAGTTTATTAACTTGTTCGAGTTCTTTTATAACTAAATTTTTTGGTGCATTAGATGAAAATTTTGTTTTATTTAATTTTATTTGTATTTTTTCAATTTTCATATCTAATTTAATTAATTCTTTTTTTAATCGATTAAGTTCAACCGTTTTATCCACTATATTATTTAATGGAATTAGTAGTTCTGTACCTTCGATAATTTTAATAATTGATATAGGAGCCTTTTCCCTTGAAGTTAAAATTATTAATTTTTCTAAACATAAAATAGAGTATAATAAATATTGATTTTCTTTTATACGACGTAATGATTCTAAAGAACAATCTCTTATCAGTAAATTTATCGGTTTATTAAATGTTATATTTATTTCAGAACGCATACTACGTACTGTTATAATTATTTTTTTTATCCACTCAATATCATCTTTTGCTATAAAATCTTCTTTTTTTATTAACTTATTATATGTAGGAAAACATTCTAGCATGATTGTATCATGACTAATATTTTTTAATAATTTTAAACGTTGCCAAATAGTTTCAGTGATAAATGGAATAATTGGATGTGCAAGGCGTAATAATGCTTCTAATACAGTTACTAATGTATTACATGTACCACATATTTCTACTTTGCTACCGTTATTAATTGTTGGTTTTGCAAATTCTAAATACCAATCACAGAATTGATTCCAAATAAAATTATATAAAATATTAGCAGCAATATCAAAACGATAAGTATCTAACGCTTCACGATATATCTTTATAGTACTATTAAACTCTAATAGAATCCAACGATCTACTGGCAAAATTTTAATTTCTTTACTATTTTGTCCACAATCTTGATTTTCTGTGTTCATTAATACAAAACGACTAGCATTCCATAGTTTATTACAAAAATTACGATAACCTTGAAGACGTTTCATATCCCAATTGATATCACGACCAGTTGAAGCTAAAGCTGTTAGCGTAAAACGAAGGGCATCAGTTCCGGATGCTGGTATTCCATTAGGGAATTGTTTTTGAGTACGTTTACTAATTTTATCCATCATGTGGGGTTTAATCATATTACTAGTACGCTTATTTATAAGGTTTTCTAATGAAATACCATCGACTATATCCATCGGATCTATAACATTGCCTTTTGATTTGGACATTTTTTGTCCTTTTTCATCACGTATTAAACCAGTAATATAAACAGTCTTAAAAGGGACTTGTGGCTTATTATTTTCGTCTTTAATGAAATGCATTGTAAGCATAATCATGCGTGCAATCCAAAAAAATATAATATCAAAACCACTAACTAATACGTTTGTAGGATGATATGTGCGTAGATCTTTAGTATTTTCTGGCCACCCAAGAGTAGAAAAAGTCCAGAGAGCTGATGAAAACCAAGTATCTAGTACATCATTATCTTGATTTAATATAACGTCTACTTTCAACTTATTTTGTTGACGAACTTCTTTTTCAGAACGTCCAACATATATTTTTCCATGAAGATCATACCAAGCTGGAATACGATGTCCCCACCA
This genomic stretch from Pantoea sp. Aalb harbors:
- a CDS encoding valine--tRNA ligase, producing the protein MEKTYNPQDFEQLLYEHWEKKGYFRPNGDLNKESFCIMIPPPNVTGNLHMGHAFQQTIMDIMIRYQRMQGKNTLWQTGTDHAGIATQILVERKIYAEEAKTRKEYGRKKFINKIWQWKEESGNNISQQMRRLGNSVDWKRERFTLDEGISNAVQEVFIRLYKENLIYKGKRLVNWDPKLRTAISDLEVENREVKGSIWYIRYLLANGIKTNEGKNYIVIATTRPETLLGDSAVAVNPQDLRYKDLIGKNVILPLVNRYLPIIGDEYSDMKKGTGCVKITPAHDFNDYEVGRRHQLPMINIFTFDGNIREYAEVFYFENTINRINTKKYFIPIQFQKMERFAARKAILAELDKLGLIDDIKDHNLTIPYSDRGEVIIEPMLTNQWYLRTILMSKVAIEAVEKGDIKFVSKQYENMYFAWMRNIQDWCISRQLWWGHRIPAWYDLHGKIYVGRSEKEVRQQNKLKVDVILNQDNDVLDTWFSSALWTFSTLGWPENTKDLRTYHPTNVLVSGFDIIFFWIARMIMLTMHFIKDENNKPQVPFKTVYITGLIRDEKGQKMSKSKGNVIDPMDIVDGISLENLINKRTSNMIKPHMMDKISKRTQKQFPNGIPASGTDALRFTLTALASTGRDINWDMKRLQGYRNFCNKLWNASRFVLMNTENQDCGQNSKEIKILPVDRWILLEFNSTIKIYREALDTYRFDIAANILYNFIWNQFCDWYLEFAKPTINNGSKVEICGTCNTLVTVLEALLRLAHPIIPFITETIWQRLKLLKNISHDTIMLECFPTYNKLIKKEDFIAKDDIEWIKKIIITVRSMRSEINITFNKPINLLIRDCSLESLRRIKENQYLLYSILCLEKLIILTSREKAPISIIKIIEGTELLIPLNNIVDKTVELNRLKKELIKLDMKIEKIQIKLNKTKFSSNAPKNLVIKELEQVNKLKKSKEKLIKQLDIILLLN
- the argF gene encoding ornithine carbamoyltransferase — encoded protein: MNQLYGRHFLRLLDFNLQDIQFLLSLSNELKYAKKQNKEIQYLKGKNIVLIFEKDSTRTRCAFEIAAYDQGANVTYIGPTGSQINYKESIKDTARVLGRMYDGIQYRGYGQEIINTLAEFAGIPVWNGLTNQFHPTQILADLLTMQEHLPNKNLSDMTLVYIGDAHNNICNSMLEAAVLVGLNLRLVAPKNCWPEKELIKQCRSAIKEKSSCQITITDNIIEGLYGADFIYTDVWVSMGEDESIWEERIVSLQPYQVNSKILELTDNNKVKFLHCLPALHNNQTLLGDQIAMKYNLHNGIEVSDEVFESPYSIVFDQAENRIHTIKAVMVSTLIKK